A DNA window from Helianthus annuus cultivar XRQ/B chromosome 15, HanXRQr2.0-SUNRISE, whole genome shotgun sequence contains the following coding sequences:
- the LOC110912297 gene encoding probable WRKY transcription factor 4, with translation MAETNGGSAAPPPPPPQRRVPVPPIALPPQSSFETLFTGGQIPGFSPGPMTLVSNYFSDQYPDVDCRSFSQLLAGAMASPVSKISPASVVEGTDEKKSGGFKQNRPVDLVIAQSPSGFMFPSVFSPSGFLNSPGFFSPLQSPFGMSHQQALAHVTAQAALSQSYFNPVQPENGSSATIVSEGESYMVNAVNANPEIEDSQVGSPDGFPGSQSDVTEPQQVVSVSADTKDGYNWRKYGQKQVKASEHPRSYYKCTHPNCPVKKKVGQSLDGHITDIVYKGQHNHEPPQPGKRGKEGADANKQNNSQFVKRVAEEPVVDQGSNHMIRTDQGSNQMMRTDQGSNQLMRIDEPDDEPNPKRRNTEVGPVSVPVDSTSAHKMVSEPKIVVQTRSEVDLLDDGFKWRKYGQKVVKGNTNPRSYYKCTYAGCNVRKHVERAPSDPKSVVTTYEGKHNHDIPVARHRGYNNNNNGGGQMGKSTRPAQRKDTNLGNNERPVLLQMKEEEIIA, from the exons ATGGCGGAGACTAACGGCGGCTCAGCCGCACCACCGCCGCCGCCTCCACAACGGCGAGTTCCCGTTCCACCGATTGCTCTGCCACCGCAATCATCGTTCGAAACCCTGTTCACCGGCGGACAAATACCAGGGTTTAGTCCGGGACCCATGACTCTTGTTTCAAATTACTTCTCCGATCAATACCCAGATGTTGATTGCCGGTCGTTTTCGCAGCTTCTCGCCGGAGCTATGGCTTCCCCTGTTTCGAAAATTTCACCGGCGAGTGTTGTTGAGGGGACGGATGAGAAGAAATCAGGGGGTTTTAAGCAAAATCGGCCGGTGGATTTGGTGATTGCTCAATCCCCATCTGGGTTTATGTTTCCGAGTGTTTTTAGTCCTTCTGGGTTTCTTAATTCTCCTGGGTTTTTCTCACCTCTTCAG AGTCCATTTGGGATGTCTCACCAGCAGGCATTGGCTCATGTTACCGCTCAGGCTGCATTGTCTCAATCTTATTTCAATCCTGTTCAACCCGAAAACGGATCATCTGCGACAATAGTATCCGAGGGGGAATCGTATATGGTCAATGCAGTCAATGCGAACCCAGAGATTGAGGATTCACAAGTAGGATCGCCAGATGGGTTTCCGGGATCTCAATCCGACGTTACGGAACCTCAACAAGTCGTTTCTGTATCGGCTGATACCAAAGACGGTTACAATTGGAGGAAGTACGGGCAGAAGCAGGTGAAAGCGAGCGAGCATCCTCGAAGCTATTATAAATGCACGCACCCTAACTGCCCGGTGAAGAAGAAGGTTGGGCAGTCGCTTGATGGTCATATAACCGACATTGTGTATAAAGGTCAACACAATCACGAGCCACCTCAACCTGGCAAACGAGGTAAAGAGGGTGCTGATGCGAACAAACAGAACAATTCTCAGTTTGTAAAACGTGTAGCAGAAGAACCGGTGGTGGATCAAGGATCTAACCACATGATTAGAACAGATCAAGGATCTAATCAGATGATGAGAACTGATCAAGGTTCTAATCAGTTGATGAGAATAGATGAGCCAGATGATGAACCGAATCCGAAAAGAAG GAATACAGAGGTCGGGCCTGTGTCCGTGCCTGTGGACTCGACTTCAGCTCACAAGATGGTCTCTGAGCCGAAAATCGTAGTGCAAACACGAAGTGAGGTTGATCTTTTGGATGATGGATTCAAGTGGCGAAAATACGGGCAGAAAGTGGTCAAGGGGAATACTAATCCAAG GAGTTACTATAAATGCACATATGCGGGATGCAACGTGCGAAAGCATGTAGAAAGAGCTCCATCGGATCCGAAATCTGTGGTAACAACATATGAAGGGAAACATAATCATGATATTCCGGTAGCAAGGCATCGAGgctacaataacaacaacaacggtggtgGGCAAATGGGGAAATCTACAAGACCAGCACAGCGCAAAGACACCAATTTAGGAAACAACGAAAGACCCGTTCTTTTGCAAATGAAAGAAGAGGAAATAATCGCGTAA